The following coding sequences are from one Clostridioides difficile ATCC 9689 = DSM 1296 window:
- a CDS encoding glucose-6-phosphate isomerase, whose translation MGKINFDYSKATEFFCQNEIDVMQPYVDVAHDMLHNKTGLGNTFLGWIDLPKNYDKEEFDRIKKSADKIKSDSDVLLVIGIGGSYLGSRAAIDMVSHSFRNGLKKEQRKAPEVYFVGHNISSTYIMDLLDIIEGKDISVNVISKSGTTTEPALAFRIFKDYLEKKYGKEEARKRIYATTDASKGALRQLATEEGYETFVIPDDVGGRFSVLTAVGLLPIAAAGLDIDAMMKGANDAREAFQNPDLKSNDSYRYAVARTILHRKGKDVELLVNYEPQLHYVSEWWKQLYGESEGKENKGLFPASVDFSTDLHSMGQYIQDGKRLLFETVLNVENCKRNITISSEEVDLDGLNYLAGKTVDFVNHKAFEGTLLAHTDGKVPNLVINIPQLDEYNFGYLVYFFEKACGISGYLLGVNPFDQPGVEAYKKNMFALLGKPGYEKEKEELEKRLK comes from the coding sequence ATGGGAAAAATAAATTTTGATTATAGTAAAGCTACAGAGTTTTTTTGTCAAAACGAAATAGATGTCATGCAACCATATGTAGATGTTGCGCACGACATGTTACATAATAAAACTGGTTTAGGAAATACTTTTTTAGGATGGATAGACCTTCCTAAAAATTATGATAAAGAAGAGTTTGACAGAATAAAAAAATCTGCTGATAAGATAAAATCAGACTCAGATGTTCTTTTGGTAATAGGTATAGGAGGCTCTTATTTAGGTTCGAGAGCTGCTATAGATATGGTAAGTCATTCTTTTAGGAATGGACTTAAAAAAGAGCAAAGAAAGGCTCCAGAAGTATATTTTGTAGGGCATAATATAAGCTCAACATATATTATGGATTTATTAGATATAATTGAAGGAAAGGATATTTCTGTAAATGTAATATCTAAATCAGGAACTACTACAGAACCAGCTCTGGCTTTTAGAATATTTAAAGATTACTTAGAGAAAAAGTATGGTAAGGAAGAAGCAAGAAAGAGAATTTATGCAACAACAGATGCAAGTAAAGGTGCACTTAGACAGTTAGCTACAGAAGAAGGATATGAGACTTTTGTAATACCAGATGATGTAGGTGGTCGTTTTTCTGTATTGACAGCAGTTGGGTTACTTCCTATTGCTGCTGCTGGACTTGATATTGATGCTATGATGAAAGGCGCAAATGATGCTAGAGAAGCATTTCAAAATCCTGACTTAAAAAGTAATGATAGTTATAGATATGCTGTTGCTAGAACAATTTTACATAGAAAAGGAAAAGATGTAGAGTTATTAGTGAACTATGAACCTCAACTACATTATGTAAGTGAGTGGTGGAAACAGCTTTATGGAGAAAGTGAAGGAAAAGAAAATAAAGGTTTATTCCCTGCTTCTGTAGATTTCTCAACAGATTTACATTCTATGGGTCAATACATACAAGATGGAAAAAGGCTTTTATTTGAGACAGTACTTAATGTTGAAAACTGTAAGAGAAATATAACTATAAGTTCAGAGGAAGTAGACTTAGATGGTTTAAATTATTTAGCAGGCAAGACTGTAGATTTTGTAAATCATAAAGCTTTTGAAGGAACTCTATTGGCTCATACAGATGGAAAAGTACCTAATTTAGTAATAAATATACCTCAACTAGATGAGTATAATTTTGGATATTTAGTTTATTTCTTTGAGAAGGCTTGTGGAATAAGTGGATATTTATTGGGAGTTAATCCATTTGACCAACCAGGAGTAGAAGCTTACAAGAAAAATATGTTTGCTTTACTAGGCAAACCAGGTTATGAAAAAGAAAAGGAAGAGCTAGAAAAAAGACTTAAATAA
- a CDS encoding YecA family protein → MLGRNELCPCGSGKKYKKCCLNKDIVSERACRKTELSQKQYTDLYSKLYDYSRQDKFKEECEKAKEMFYIMQNDSVNEKFERFFNTYLIQDHIMENKKVMTVGFLEENGANLSQSEVSILKSMFESYVSIYEVKEVSAGKIVLKDCLSGNELCTEDVKLLRSFKIGSCMIARIVDIEGTNILIDITISISNEVKDIILKDIMNLFNQYQDVYKDMKSFLIYHTHILYKYIQQLLDPSIAEYLKRERDKNDTKVNSENELAEEECKVLDTLKENVEKENIDACIEFWNEYKKNHENIKGAENGWAAAVEYYVKKEAGQPITQVQISKKYDISSSTLGKRYKDLKIS, encoded by the coding sequence TTGTTAGGGAGAAATGAGCTATGCCCTTGTGGAAGTGGCAAAAAATACAAGAAATGTTGTTTAAATAAAGATATTGTTTCAGAAAGAGCATGCAGAAAAACTGAACTTTCACAAAAACAATATACAGATTTATATTCAAAGTTATATGATTATTCAAGACAGGATAAGTTTAAAGAAGAATGTGAAAAAGCTAAAGAAATGTTTTATATAATGCAAAATGATAGTGTAAATGAAAAATTTGAAAGATTTTTTAATACTTATTTAATACAAGACCACATAATGGAAAATAAAAAGGTTATGACAGTTGGTTTTCTTGAAGAAAATGGTGCAAACCTAAGTCAATCAGAAGTATCAATATTAAAAAGTATGTTTGAATCATACGTAAGTATTTATGAGGTAAAAGAAGTTTCTGCTGGAAAAATAGTATTAAAGGACTGTTTAAGTGGAAATGAACTTTGTACAGAAGATGTAAAACTTCTGAGAAGTTTTAAAATCGGAAGTTGTATGATAGCTAGAATAGTTGATATTGAAGGAACTAACATATTGATAGATATAACTATAAGTATATCAAATGAGGTTAAAGATATAATTTTAAAGGATATTATGAATCTATTCAATCAATATCAAGATGTATACAAAGATATGAAGTCGTTCTTAATTTATCATACACATATACTATACAAGTATATACAACAGCTTTTAGACCCAAGTATAGCTGAATATTTAAAGAGAGAAAGAGATAAAAACGATACAAAAGTTAATTCAGAAAATGAATTAGCTGAAGAAGAATGTAAAGTTCTAGATACTCTTAAAGAAAATGTAGAAAAAGAAAATATAGATGCATGTATAGAGTTTTGGAATGAATATAAGAAAAATCATGAAAATATAAAAGGAGCTGAAAATGGTTGGGCAGCTGCTGTTGAATACTATGTTAAAAAAGAAGCAGGACAACCTATAACTCAAGTTCAAATATCAAAGAAATACGATATAAGCTCTAGTACACTAGGAAAGAGATACAAGGATTTAAAAATATCTTAA
- the htrA gene encoding serine protease HtrA, whose product MSRRKKGISLVILVAIISSILSSFLTIILVKDNLVSKSTGSSTPIVVNDDGKSQNIYQAVAEKATPSVVGITTTSVDTSNMFAIPTETQGVGTGIIVDSNGYILTNSHVISDGQATSVNVLFNDGSTTSGKVVWFDQQLDLAIVKVDKTGLTPAEFADSDKVKVGDISIAIGNPLGLDFQKTVTQGIISGLDRTIQTEKTNMTGLLQTDASINAGNSGGPLLNQKGQVIGINTAKASQAEGLGFAIPINTAKSIVEEVIKNGKYEKVTLGIKGTDVSNYEAATGTKLSTDKGVYVAEVISGSSAEKAGVKVGDIITKVGDTDITGMNDLNKKLYTFSKGASTKITVNRGGKAVTINVNF is encoded by the coding sequence ATGTCAAGAAGAAAGAAAGGGATAAGTTTAGTAATATTAGTTGCTATAATAAGTTCAATACTTAGTAGTTTTCTAACAATAATTTTAGTTAAGGACAATTTAGTAAGTAAATCTACAGGAAGTTCTACGCCGATAGTTGTAAATGATGATGGTAAGAGTCAAAATATTTATCAAGCAGTTGCAGAAAAAGCTACGCCATCTGTTGTAGGTATTACAACAACTAGTGTTGATACTAGTAATATGTTTGCAATACCAACTGAAACACAAGGTGTAGGAACTGGAATCATAGTTGATTCAAATGGATATATACTTACTAATTCTCATGTTATATCAGATGGTCAAGCTACAAGTGTAAATGTATTATTCAATGATGGTTCAACAACTTCAGGTAAAGTAGTATGGTTTGACCAACAACTTGATTTAGCTATAGTTAAGGTTGATAAAACTGGACTAACACCAGCAGAATTTGCTGATAGTGACAAAGTAAAAGTTGGAGATATATCAATAGCAATAGGTAATCCTCTTGGATTAGATTTTCAAAAAACAGTTACTCAAGGGATAATAAGTGGATTAGATAGAACTATACAAACAGAAAAAACTAATATGACTGGTTTATTACAAACTGATGCAAGTATAAATGCAGGAAATAGTGGAGGACCATTGTTAAATCAAAAAGGTCAAGTAATTGGTATAAACACAGCAAAAGCTTCTCAAGCAGAAGGATTAGGATTTGCAATACCAATCAATACAGCTAAGAGTATAGTTGAAGAAGTAATCAAAAATGGAAAATATGAAAAAGTAACTTTAGGCATAAAAGGTACAGATGTATCAAATTATGAAGCAGCAACAGGTACAAAATTAAGTACTGATAAAGGTGTTTATGTTGCAGAAGTAATATCTGGTTCATCAGCAGAAAAAGCTGGAGTAAAGGTAGGGGATATTATAACTAAAGTAGGAGATACAGATATAACAGGTATGAATGATTTAAATAAAAAGTTGTATACTTTCTCAAAAGGTGCTAGTACAAAAATAACAGTAAATAGAGGCGGAAAAGCAGTAACAATAAATGTGAATTTCTAA
- a CDS encoding NAD(P)/FAD-dependent oxidoreductase encodes MLRVSNVKLGIDKDISLLKDVILKKLKIKEKNLVKYSIYKESIDARKKGKMEFVYSVDVEVKDENKILNSKIKDVTKIKEIRYVNVPVGDKKLKNNPLVIGSGPAGLFAGLLLAQMGYEPIILERGLDVDSRTKDISDFWTTRKLKNNSNVQFGEGGAGTFSDGKLTTRIKDIRCRKVLEELVQFGAPDEILYSHKPHVGTDILKNVVKNIRNEIISLGGQVRFNSKVTDIVVSNDSIQSVIINDTEKIDTDTIILAVGHSARDTYEMLYSRGIKIVQKPFAIGARVEHPQDLINKAQYKDFYNHPRLGAADYRLIEHVSNGRTAYTFCMCPGGSVIASASNDFEIVTNGMSEHARDKINANSAFLVNVTPEDFKSDNPLAGVHFQQKYEKLAFELGGKNYNAPVQLVGDFINNKTSLNLGSVEPSYRPGYTLTNLSECLPSFVTETMREAFISLDKKLNGFAMYDAVLTGVETRSSSPIRIVRDENTLESVSIKNLYPCGEGAGYAGGIVTAAVDGIKCAEKIIQKYTNNTKI; translated from the coding sequence ATGTTAAGAGTATCTAATGTAAAACTTGGAATTGATAAAGATATATCTTTATTAAAAGATGTTATACTTAAGAAGCTAAAAATAAAAGAAAAAAACTTAGTCAAATATAGTATATATAAAGAATCTATAGATGCTAGAAAAAAAGGAAAAATGGAATTTGTTTATTCTGTAGATGTAGAAGTTAAAGATGAAAATAAAATACTTAACTCAAAAATAAAAGATGTAACAAAAATAAAGGAAATCAGATACGTAAATGTACCTGTGGGTGATAAAAAATTAAAGAATAATCCTTTGGTAATTGGTAGTGGACCAGCTGGCTTGTTTGCAGGTCTGCTTTTAGCTCAAATGGGTTATGAACCAATCATACTTGAAAGAGGTCTTGATGTAGACAGTAGAACCAAAGATATAAGTGATTTTTGGACAACTAGAAAATTAAAAAATAATTCAAACGTTCAATTTGGAGAAGGTGGAGCAGGAACTTTTTCGGATGGTAAACTTACAACTAGAATAAAAGATATACGATGTAGAAAAGTATTAGAAGAGTTAGTTCAGTTTGGAGCACCAGATGAAATATTATACTCACATAAGCCACATGTTGGAACAGATATATTAAAAAATGTAGTTAAAAATATAAGAAATGAAATAATAAGTTTAGGTGGTCAAGTTAGATTTAATTCAAAAGTAACAGATATAGTTGTATCAAATGATTCTATACAATCTGTAATAATAAATGATACTGAAAAAATAGATACAGATACAATTATATTAGCTGTTGGACATAGTGCAAGAGATACTTATGAAATGTTGTATTCAAGAGGTATAAAAATAGTTCAAAAACCTTTTGCAATAGGAGCTAGAGTTGAACATCCACAAGATTTAATAAATAAAGCACAGTACAAGGATTTTTATAATCATCCTAGGTTAGGAGCTGCAGATTATAGACTTATAGAGCATGTTTCAAATGGAAGAACAGCATATACTTTTTGTATGTGTCCAGGAGGTAGTGTCATAGCATCTGCATCAAATGATTTTGAAATAGTTACAAATGGTATGAGTGAACATGCAAGAGATAAAATAAATGCAAATAGTGCATTTTTAGTAAATGTAACGCCAGAAGATTTTAAGAGTGATAATCCACTAGCAGGTGTTCATTTCCAGCAGAAGTATGAAAAATTAGCTTTTGAATTAGGTGGAAAAAATTATAATGCACCAGTTCAGCTTGTTGGAGATTTTATAAATAATAAGACTTCTTTGAATTTAGGAAGTGTTGAGCCATCATATAGACCAGGATATACACTTACAAATTTAAGTGAATGTTTGCCTAGCTTCGTAACAGAGACTATGAGAGAAGCGTTTATATCTCTTGATAAAAAATTGAATGGGTTTGCAATGTATGATGCTGTTTTGACGGGAGTAGAAACTAGGTCATCATCACCAATAAGAATAGTAAGAGATGAAAATACTTTAGAATCAGTGAGTATTAAGAATCTATATCCATGTGGTGAAGGTGCTGGATATGCAGGTGGTATAGTTACAGCAGCAGTTGATGGTATAAAATGTGCAGAAAAAATAATACAAAAATACACCAATAATACAAAAATTTAA
- a CDS encoding Na/Pi cotransporter family protein, with the protein MNIIISLMGGLGLFLYGMNLMGEGLQKSAGTKLKKIIKLLTSNLFMGVLVGTGVTAVIQSSSATTVMVVGFVNAGIMTLKQAIGVIMGANIGTTVTAQLVSFDLTGMAPVALGVGIILYLFGNKPRIKNIAEILIGFGILFTGMDFMKMAVEPLRDYQGFTDLLVTFGRYPLLGLLLGFGITAIIQSSSASMGMLVALAAEGLVPLSAALPILYGQNIGTCVTSLLSSIGANKNARRAAMMHLIFNVLGTVIFLIFLNKPVVSMVTSWDPSNVARQIANTHTLFNIISVLILLPFTNLIIKLAIKLVPDRAGDIDEDETKTIKYIDDRMIETPSIALANTIKEALRMGEKAKESLNASMEALVEHSTEKIDKTYRRERLINDLQKAILNYLLKLSKAPLDDDSREVVDTLFNTVNDIERIGDHAKNIAELSQVAIDSNISFSEEGQSELDVMYNRVVSAYTYALESMRTDNVDLACKVIKIEEQVDIMEKSCRANHMYRLNNNLCSIENGVIYLDVISNLERISDHAVNIAQQVIAKRLGND; encoded by the coding sequence TTGAACATTATAATAAGTCTAATGGGTGGATTAGGTCTGTTCTTATATGGTATGAACCTTATGGGAGAAGGTCTTCAAAAATCTGCTGGGACAAAGCTAAAAAAGATAATAAAACTACTTACTAGTAACCTATTTATGGGAGTTTTGGTAGGTACAGGAGTTACAGCAGTAATACAAAGTTCAAGTGCTACTACTGTAATGGTTGTTGGTTTCGTAAATGCAGGAATAATGACTTTAAAACAGGCAATAGGAGTTATAATGGGTGCTAATATAGGGACTACTGTTACAGCCCAATTGGTATCTTTCGACTTAACTGGTATGGCCCCAGTAGCATTAGGTGTAGGTATTATACTTTATTTATTTGGAAATAAGCCTAGAATAAAAAATATAGCCGAAATACTTATAGGTTTTGGTATATTATTTACAGGTATGGATTTTATGAAGATGGCAGTGGAGCCACTAAGAGACTATCAAGGATTTACTGACTTACTTGTTACATTTGGTAGATATCCACTACTTGGATTATTATTGGGATTTGGGATTACAGCAATAATACAAAGTTCAAGTGCATCTATGGGTATGTTGGTTGCACTGGCAGCAGAAGGTCTAGTGCCACTATCAGCAGCACTGCCAATTCTTTATGGCCAAAATATTGGTACATGTGTAACTTCACTGTTATCAAGTATTGGTGCTAACAAAAATGCACGAAGAGCAGCTATGATGCATCTAATCTTCAATGTTTTAGGAACAGTGATATTCTTAATATTCTTGAATAAACCAGTAGTAAGCATGGTTACAAGTTGGGACCCAAGCAATGTTGCAAGACAAATAGCTAATACACATACATTGTTTAATATAATATCTGTATTGATACTTTTACCATTTACAAATCTTATTATAAAACTAGCTATAAAGCTTGTTCCTGATAGAGCAGGTGATATAGATGAAGATGAAACTAAAACTATTAAATATATAGATGATAGAATGATAGAAACTCCTTCTATAGCTCTTGCAAATACGATAAAAGAAGCACTTCGTATGGGTGAGAAGGCGAAGGAAAGCCTAAATGCATCTATGGAAGCTTTAGTAGAACATTCAACTGAAAAAATAGATAAGACATATAGGCGAGAGAGATTAATCAATGATTTACAGAAAGCTATTTTAAATTATTTACTTAAACTTTCAAAAGCACCTTTAGATGATGATTCAAGAGAAGTTGTGGATACTTTGTTTAATACAGTCAATGATATAGAAAGAATTGGTGACCACGCTAAAAATATAGCTGAATTATCGCAAGTTGCAATAGATTCAAATATTTCTTTCTCAGAAGAAGGACAATCTGAACTTGATGTTATGTATAATAGAGTTGTTTCAGCATATACTTATGCATTAGAATCAATGAGAACTGATAATGTTGATTTAGCTTGTAAGGTTATAAAAATTGAAGAACAAGTTGATATAATGGAGAAATCTTGTAGAGCTAATCACATGTATAGATTGAACAATAATCTATGTAGTATAGAAAATGGAGTTATTTATTTAGACGTAATAAGTAATTTAGAGAGAATATCTGACCATGCTGTCAATATAGCACAACAAGTTATAGCAAAGAGATTAGGAAATGATTAA
- the hypD gene encoding trans-4-hydroxy-L-proline dehydratase, giving the protein MSRGTFERTKKLREESINAEPHISIERAVLMTEAYKKYEGSVEIPVLRALSFKHYIENRTLSINDGELIVGEKGDSPNGAPTYPEICCHTMEDLEVMHNRDIINFSVSEEARKIHKEEIIPFWKKRQTRDKIINAMTPEWLAAYEAGMFTEFMEQRAPGHTVCGDTIYKKGFLDLKKDIEARLKELDFLNDLDAYNKKADLEAMAIACDAMVILGKRYAEKARQMAEEETDEAKKKDLLLIAETCDVVPAHKPETYHQAIQMYWFVHIGVTTELNIWDAFTPGRLDQHLNPFYERDVENGILDRDRAQELLECLWVKFNNQPAPPKVGITLKESSTYTDFANINTGGINPDGQDGVNEVSYIILDVMDEMKLIQPSSNVQISKKTPQKFLKRACEISRKGWGQPAFYNTEAIVQELMEAGKTIEDARLGGTSGCVETGCFGKEAYVLTGYMNIPKILELTLNNGYDPISKKQIGIETGDPRNFQSYEELFEAFKKQLHYMIDIKIEGNAVIENICAKHMPCPLMSTIVDDCIEKGKDYQRGGARYNTRYIQGVGIGTITDSLTAIKYNVFDKKKFDMDTLLKALDANFEGYEAILNLVSNKTPKYGNDDDYADEIMQEIFNAYYNEVTGRPTVCGGEYRVDMLPTTCHIYFGEIMGASPNGRLCAKPVSEGISPEKGGDTNGPTAVIKSCAKMDHIKTGGTLLNQRFAPSVVQGEKGLDNMANLVRAYFNMDGHHIQFNVFDKNVLLEAQKNPQDYKDLIVRVAGYSDHFNNLSRTLQDEIIGRTEQTF; this is encoded by the coding sequence ATGTCAAGAGGAACTTTTGAGAGAACTAAAAAATTAAGAGAAGAAAGTATTAATGCAGAACCACACATATCTATTGAAAGAGCAGTACTTATGACAGAAGCTTATAAAAAATATGAGGGAAGTGTAGAGATTCCTGTACTTCGTGCTTTATCATTTAAGCATTATATTGAGAATAGAACTCTTAGCATAAATGATGGAGAATTAATAGTAGGTGAAAAAGGTGATTCTCCTAATGGAGCACCAACATATCCAGAAATTTGTTGTCATACAATGGAAGATTTAGAAGTAATGCACAATAGAGATATAATAAATTTTAGCGTATCAGAAGAAGCTAGAAAAATACATAAAGAAGAAATAATTCCTTTTTGGAAAAAGAGACAAACAAGAGATAAGATAATAAATGCAATGACACCTGAGTGGTTAGCAGCATATGAAGCAGGTATGTTTACAGAGTTTATGGAACAAAGAGCTCCAGGACATACAGTTTGTGGAGATACAATATATAAAAAAGGATTTTTAGATTTAAAGAAAGACATAGAAGCAAGATTAAAAGAGCTAGATTTTCTTAATGATTTAGATGCATATAATAAAAAAGCAGATTTAGAAGCTATGGCAATAGCTTGTGATGCAATGGTTATATTAGGTAAAAGATATGCTGAGAAAGCAAGACAAATGGCAGAAGAAGAAACAGATGAAGCTAAGAAAAAAGATTTATTACTAATTGCTGAAACTTGTGATGTTGTACCAGCTCACAAACCAGAAACTTATCATCAAGCTATACAAATGTATTGGTTTGTTCATATAGGGGTTACTACTGAACTTAATATATGGGATGCTTTTACTCCAGGAAGACTTGACCAACATCTAAATCCTTTCTATGAAAGAGATGTAGAAAATGGAATACTAGATAGAGATAGAGCACAAGAATTACTTGAATGTTTATGGGTTAAATTTAACAATCAGCCAGCACCACCAAAAGTTGGTATAACATTAAAAGAAAGTAGCACATATACAGATTTTGCAAATATAAACACTGGTGGAATAAATCCAGATGGTCAAGATGGTGTTAATGAAGTTAGTTATATAATACTTGATGTTATGGATGAAATGAAATTGATACAACCTAGTTCAAATGTTCAAATAAGTAAAAAGACTCCTCAAAAATTCTTAAAGAGAGCTTGTGAAATATCAAGAAAAGGATGGGGTCAACCAGCATTTTATAATACTGAAGCAATAGTTCAAGAGCTTATGGAAGCTGGAAAAACTATAGAAGATGCAAGACTTGGCGGAACCAGTGGTTGTGTTGAAACTGGATGTTTTGGTAAAGAAGCATATGTTCTAACTGGATATATGAACATTCCAAAAATACTTGAATTAACATTAAATAATGGATATGACCCAATTAGTAAAAAACAAATAGGTATTGAAACTGGAGACCCTAGAAATTTCCAATCTTATGAGGAACTATTTGAAGCATTTAAAAAGCAATTACATTATATGATTGACATAAAAATAGAAGGAAATGCTGTGATAGAAAATATATGTGCAAAACACATGCCTTGTCCACTTATGTCTACAATAGTTGATGATTGTATAGAAAAAGGCAAGGATTACCAAAGAGGTGGAGCAAGATACAACACTAGATATATACAAGGTGTTGGTATAGGAACTATAACAGATAGTTTAACAGCAATAAAATATAATGTATTTGATAAGAAAAAATTCGATATGGATACATTGCTTAAAGCACTTGATGCTAATTTTGAAGGATATGAAGCTATACTTAATTTAGTTTCAAATAAGACTCCTAAATATGGAAATGATGATGATTATGCTGATGAAATAATGCAAGAGATATTCAATGCATATTACAATGAGGTAACTGGTAGACCAACTGTTTGTGGTGGAGAATACAGAGTAGATATGTTACCAACAACTTGTCATATATACTTTGGAGAAATTATGGGAGCAAGTCCAAATGGTAGACTTTGTGCAAAACCAGTTTCAGAGGGAATTTCACCTGAAAAAGGTGGAGATACTAATGGACCTACAGCAGTTATAAAATCTTGTGCTAAGATGGACCACATAAAAACTGGTGGAACATTATTAAATCAAAGATTTGCACCATCAGTAGTTCAAGGAGAAAAAGGGTTAGATAATATGGCTAATCTAGTAAGAGCATACTTTAATATGGATGGTCATCATATACAATTTAATGTATTTGATAAAAATGTACTGTTAGAGGCTCAAAAGAATCCTCAGGATTATAAAGACTTAATAGTTAGAGTTGCAGGATATAGTGACCATTTCAATAATTTAAGTAGAACACTACAAGATGAGATAATAGGAAGAACTGAGCAAACATTCTAG
- the proC gene encoding pyrroline-5-carboxylate reductase: protein MKTLGFIGSGNMGSAMIGGIVQSGLVKAEDITVSDLSQVALDKVKEEFGVNTTTDSKVAVTNSDVVIVALKPNICEKALTPLKELIDANKIIVSIAAGKTIESLESFIGSDKKIVRVMPNTPALVGEGMSALCKNSNVTDEELNMIKALFESFGEAEIVSEYLMDTVTGISGSSPAYVFMFIEAMADAAVLAGMPRQQAYKFASQAVMGSAKMVLETGKHPGELKDMVCSPAGTTIEAVKVLEEEGFRAAVIKSIVACIDKSKDMSK from the coding sequence ATGAAAACTTTAGGATTTATTGGTTCAGGGAATATGGGAAGTGCAATGATAGGTGGCATAGTACAGTCAGGATTAGTAAAGGCAGAAGATATAACTGTATCAGATTTAAGCCAAGTTGCCTTAGATAAAGTAAAAGAAGAATTTGGAGTAAATACTACAACTGATTCAAAGGTAGCTGTTACAAATTCTGATGTGGTAATAGTAGCACTTAAACCTAATATATGCGAAAAGGCTTTAACTCCACTTAAAGAATTAATAGATGCAAATAAAATAATAGTATCTATAGCAGCAGGTAAAACTATAGAAAGTCTGGAAAGTTTTATAGGTTCAGATAAAAAAATAGTAAGAGTAATGCCTAATACTCCAGCCCTTGTTGGCGAAGGAATGTCAGCTCTTTGTAAAAATAGTAATGTAACAGATGAAGAGTTAAATATGATTAAGGCTCTGTTTGAATCTTTTGGTGAGGCAGAAATAGTATCAGAATATTTAATGGATACAGTTACAGGTATTAGTGGTTCTTCTCCTGCATATGTATTTATGTTTATAGAAGCTATGGCAGATGCAGCAGTATTAGCTGGAATGCCAAGACAACAAGCTTATAAATTTGCATCTCAAGCAGTAATGGGGTCAGCTAAGATGGTTCTTGAAACTGGAAAACATCCAGGTGAATTAAAAGATATGGTTTGTTCTCCAGCAGGAACTACTATAGAAGCTGTTAAGGTATTAGAAGAAGAAGGCTTTAGAGCAGCAGTTATAAAATCTATTGTTGCTTGTATAGATAAGTCTAAAGATATGAGCAAATAA
- a CDS encoding trans-4-hydroxy-L-proline dehydratase activase produces the protein MNPLVINLQKCSIHDGPGIRSTVFFKGCPLECVWCHNPESQTYTKQVLYNEERCSKCEACINICPHKAIYKGETKICLDQDKCEFCETCLDYCVNNAREIVGQEYSVRDLVKEIEKDRIFYEESGGGVTLSGGEVMAQDMDFICGVINMCKSKGIHVAIDTCGYAKSENYERVAKCADLFLYDIKLIDEDKHIKFTGKSNDLILKNVKILSELGANINIRIPLIVGVNVDDENLEVKKMIEFLKPLNIQAVSLLPYHNIGKHKYDKIYKKYEGEELQRPSEEKLEEIKRLFEASNFNTKIGG, from the coding sequence ATGAATCCATTAGTTATAAACTTACAAAAATGTAGCATACATGATGGACCAGGGATAAGAAGTACAGTATTTTTTAAAGGGTGTCCACTTGAATGTGTTTGGTGTCATAATCCAGAGAGTCAAACATATACAAAACAAGTTTTGTATAATGAAGAAAGATGTTCAAAATGTGAAGCATGTATAAATATATGCCCTCATAAGGCAATTTACAAAGGTGAAACAAAAATATGCTTAGACCAAGATAAGTGTGAGTTTTGTGAAACTTGCTTAGACTATTGTGTAAACAATGCAAGAGAGATTGTTGGTCAAGAGTATTCTGTAAGAGATTTGGTTAAAGAGATAGAGAAGGATAGAATTTTCTATGAAGAATCAGGTGGTGGAGTAACTCTATCAGGTGGAGAAGTAATGGCTCAAGATATGGACTTCATTTGTGGAGTAATAAACATGTGCAAATCAAAGGGAATCCATGTAGCAATTGATACATGTGGCTATGCAAAGTCAGAAAATTATGAAAGAGTTGCTAAATGTGCAGATTTGTTTTTATATGATATTAAGCTTATTGATGAAGATAAGCACATAAAATTTACAGGAAAATCAAATGACTTAATACTGAAAAATGTTAAGATTTTAAGTGAATTAGGGGCTAACATAAATATAAGAATACCATTAATTGTAGGAGTAAATGTAGATGATGAAAATTTAGAGGTTAAAAAAATGATAGAGTTTTTAAAGCCTTTGAATATACAAGCAGTAAGTCTTCTTCCATATCATAATATTGGTAAACACAAGTATGATAAAATTTATAAAAAGTATGAAGGAGAAGAACTACAAAGACCATCAGAAGAAAAATTAGAGGAAATAAAAAGACTGTTTGAAGCAAGTAATTTCAATACTAAGATTGGAGGGTAA